The following proteins are co-located in the Rippkaea orientalis PCC 8801 genome:
- a CDS encoding Uma2 family endonuclease — translation MMFITVNQNTLTLTPGSEIILQYQTWDDYENLLEIRQEKPLPKIYFHAKTNTIRLMSPLPSHGNRVDILRDLVKSLLGKQGKDWHCFDPITLKHFKQAGVEPDTCFYIDHRDAILGKEKLDLSVDPPPDLAIEVDFTSLTDIEAYQTLKIPELWIYRQSILKIYRLVGENYQESSTSGIFANVNVKEILPKYVELAWNQGSSVALRQFEQEYLNKIN, via the coding sequence ATTATGTTTATTACTGTTAATCAAAACACCTTAACCCTTACCCCAGGCAGTGAAATTATTCTGCAATATCAAACCTGGGACGATTACGAAAACCTGCTAGAAATTCGTCAAGAAAAACCCCTACCTAAAATTTATTTTCATGCTAAAACTAATACCATTCGTCTTATGTCACCCTTACCGAGTCATGGAAATCGTGTTGATATCCTCAGAGATTTAGTTAAAAGTTTACTCGGCAAACAAGGGAAAGATTGGCACTGTTTTGATCCCATTACCCTAAAACATTTCAAGCAAGCAGGAGTCGAACCCGATACCTGTTTTTATATTGATCATCGAGATGCTATTTTAGGTAAGGAGAAATTGGATTTATCCGTTGATCCTCCACCAGATTTAGCCATTGAAGTTGATTTTACGTCCTTAACAGATATTGAAGCGTATCAAACGTTAAAAATTCCTGAATTGTGGATTTATCGTCAATCTATTTTAAAAATTTATCGATTGGTGGGAGAAAACTATCAAGAGAGTTCAACCAGTGGAATTTTTGCTAATGTTAATGTCAAAGAAATTTTGCCCAAATATGTTGAATTAGCTTGGAATCAAGGATCAAGCGTTGCCTTACGGCAATTTGAACAAGAGTATCTCAACAAAATTAATTAG
- a CDS encoding GH116 family glycosyl hydrolase, with protein sequence MKTLFSLPNIPPCAWKRPIGQGWDKPYTVRYASNLDDGPNHGMPLGGFGSGCIGRSPSGDFNLWHLDGGEHVFRSIPSCQFSVFEQPEGEDAQVYALSTQPPEEGTLSRWSWYPPEKGTYHALYPRSWYQYEGVFKSQLICEQFSPIIPNNYQETSYPIGIFEWTAHNPTDKPITLSIMVTWQNIVGWFTNAIKSPEITVRDDGSPEYQYQPRWGDSTGNFNQWVQDNFRVGFILNRIQLHDEIQEGEGQICIASVTNPSVEVFYLGKWNPKGDGSEVWDYFAMNGSLPDTEDETPAEPGEQIAVAMAIRFTIRPGRTKKIPFILAWDFPVTEFAPGVQYYRRYTDFYGRNGKNGWAMVRTALKHSDVWYERVEEWQSPILKREDLPDWFKMALFNELYLLTDGGTLWTAASENDPVGQFGVLECLDYRWYESLDVRLYGSFGLMMLWPRLEKSVLEAFARAIPTHDDTPRIIGYNQAKAIRKAKGATPHDLGAPNEHPWQKTNYTSYQDCNLWKDLGSDFVLQVYRDYLLTGSDDTDFLWECWPAITETLDYLKTFDLDNDGIPENSGAPDQTFDDWKLQGISAYCGGLWIAALEAAIKIAEILLKNVPTTEELQSRNNPESIKHYVKNHRDWLEQSRSIYHDTLWNGEYYKLDSQSGSDVVMADQLCGQFYARLLNFPDVVETQYTESALNKVYEACFLKFQDGKYGAANGMKPDGTPEDPNSTHPQEVWTGINFGLAAFLLQMGRKDAAFKLTEAVVKQVYENGLQFRTPEAITAVGTFRASHYLRAMAIWGIYGILTHFRP encoded by the coding sequence ATGAAAACATTATTCTCTCTCCCCAATATTCCCCCTTGCGCTTGGAAACGCCCTATCGGTCAAGGATGGGATAAGCCCTATACCGTCCGTTATGCTAGTAATTTAGACGATGGACCGAACCACGGAATGCCCCTTGGTGGGTTTGGTTCTGGTTGTATTGGACGTTCTCCCAGTGGTGACTTTAACCTGTGGCATCTGGATGGGGGTGAGCACGTTTTTCGCAGCATTCCATCGTGTCAGTTTAGCGTCTTTGAACAGCCAGAAGGCGAAGATGCTCAAGTCTATGCCCTATCTACCCAACCTCCTGAAGAGGGAACCCTCTCCCGTTGGTCTTGGTATCCCCCGGAAAAAGGAACCTATCACGCCCTTTATCCCCGCAGTTGGTATCAGTATGAAGGGGTGTTTAAAAGTCAATTAATTTGTGAACAATTTTCTCCCATTATCCCCAATAACTATCAAGAAACCAGCTATCCTATCGGCATTTTTGAATGGACTGCCCATAACCCCACGGATAAACCCATTACCCTGAGTATTATGGTGACGTGGCAAAATATTGTGGGGTGGTTTACGAATGCCATTAAATCCCCTGAAATTACTGTTAGGGATGATGGCAGTCCTGAATATCAATATCAACCCCGATGGGGAGACAGTACCGGCAATTTTAATCAGTGGGTTCAAGATAATTTTCGGGTCGGTTTTATCCTTAACCGTATTCAACTTCATGACGAAATTCAAGAAGGAGAAGGACAGATTTGTATCGCTAGTGTCACTAACCCCAGTGTGGAGGTTTTTTACTTAGGAAAATGGAATCCTAAAGGCGATGGTTCAGAGGTTTGGGACTATTTTGCCATGAATGGTTCCTTACCGGATACGGAAGATGAAACCCCGGCAGAACCGGGTGAACAAATTGCGGTTGCGATGGCCATTCGGTTTACTATTCGTCCAGGGAGAACCAAGAAAATTCCCTTTATTTTAGCCTGGGATTTTCCGGTAACAGAATTTGCGCCAGGGGTGCAATATTATCGCCGCTATACTGATTTTTATGGTCGCAATGGTAAGAATGGGTGGGCGATGGTGAGAACCGCTTTAAAACATTCTGATGTGTGGTATGAACGGGTCGAAGAATGGCAGTCTCCTATTTTGAAACGGGAGGACTTACCTGACTGGTTTAAGATGGCTTTATTCAATGAATTATACCTATTAACAGATGGGGGAACCCTGTGGACGGCTGCTTCAGAAAATGACCCCGTAGGACAATTTGGGGTACTTGAATGTTTGGACTATCGGTGGTATGAAAGTTTAGATGTTCGCTTGTATGGTTCCTTTGGGTTAATGATGCTTTGGCCTCGTTTAGAAAAGTCTGTTTTAGAAGCATTTGCTAGGGCAATTCCTACCCATGATGATACCCCTAGAATTATTGGATATAACCAAGCAAAAGCCATCCGAAAAGCGAAAGGGGCAACTCCCCATGACTTAGGAGCACCCAATGAACATCCTTGGCAAAAAACCAATTACACTAGCTATCAAGATTGTAATTTGTGGAAAGATTTAGGCAGTGATTTTGTGCTCCAAGTGTATCGAGATTATTTATTAACCGGGTCAGATGATACGGATTTTTTGTGGGAATGTTGGCCAGCGATTACTGAAACCTTAGACTATTTAAAGACGTTTGATTTAGATAACGATGGCATTCCCGAAAATTCAGGAGCCCCGGATCAAACCTTTGATGATTGGAAATTACAAGGAATTAGTGCCTATTGTGGTGGGTTGTGGATAGCTGCCTTAGAGGCGGCGATTAAAATAGCAGAAATTCTGCTCAAAAATGTGCCAACTACGGAAGAATTACAGTCGAGAAATAATCCTGAATCCATCAAGCATTATGTCAAAAATCATCGTGATTGGCTAGAACAATCTCGGTCAATTTATCACGATACGTTATGGAATGGAGAATACTACAAACTCGATAGTCAAAGCGGTTCTGATGTGGTGATGGCGGATCAATTATGCGGTCAATTTTACGCCCGTTTATTGAATTTCCCCGATGTCGTTGAAACTCAGTATACAGAATCAGCTTTAAACAAGGTTTATGAGGCGTGTTTTTTGAAGTTTCAAGATGGAAAATATGGTGCAGCTAATGGGATGAAACCTGATGGAACTCCCGAAGATCCTAACTCAACCCATCCCCAAGAAGTTTGGACAGGAATTAACTTTGGTTTAGCGGCATTTTTATTACAAATGGGACGCAAAGATGCAGCTTTTAAGTTAACCGAAGCTGTTGTTAAACAAGTCTATGAAAATGGCTTACAATTTCGCACTCCTGAAGCGATAACGGCTGTGGGAACCTTCCGTGCTAGTCATTATTTACGGGCGATGGCTATTTGGGGAATTTATGGCATTTTAACCCATTTTCGACCCTAA